The following coding sequences lie in one Danio rerio strain Tuebingen ecotype United States chromosome 3, GRCz12tu, whole genome shotgun sequence genomic window:
- the LOC108182772 gene encoding ecto-ADP-ribosyltransferase 5 has translation MKMTIEALLFIVAALQDHKVTAVGYPLDMALNSVDDQYKGCTEKMADLVKTKYLEKEMSWLNIENYNYKTAEDNLTQNHSVAIYMYTNSDVKVHRKFNMDVLSGKEKYRTDAFSWHSLHFLLTEAIQILRKTQNGCFSTYRGTNLHFDRKVLNKEVRFGFFASSTLDRNKAESFGNVSCFEIHTCEGADVAKYSKFPLEEEVLIPPYETFRVSAVKTRTFADDLWCETVYMLESTGKRSALNCALVNRRDDEIL, from the exons ATGAAGATGACGATTGAAGCTCTTCTCTTCATTGTAGCTGCTCTACAG GATCACAAAGTCACTGCTGTTGGATATCCACTGGACATGGCGCTGAATTCAGTTGATGATCAGTATAAGGGATGTACAGAGAAAATGGCAGATCTGGTGAAAACAAAATATCTTGAGAAAGAAATGTCTTGGTTAAACATTGAAAACTACAATTACAAGACAGCAGAAGATAACTTGACCCAGAATCATTCAGTTGCCATCTACATGTACACTAACTCAGATGTTAAAGTGCATCGTAAATTCAATATGGATGTGCTTAGTGGTAAAGAGAAATACAGAACTGATGCATTCTCATGGCATTCACTTCACTTTCTGTTAACTGAGGCCATTCAGATCTTGAGGAAGACACAGAATGGATGCTTTTCAACCTACCGTGGGACAAATCTTCACTTTGACAGGAAAGTCCTGAACAAAGAGGTTCGTTTTGGCTTTTTTGCGTCCTCGACTCTTGATCGCAACAAAGCAGAAAGTTTTGGGAATGTGTCTTGTTTTGAGATCCACACTTGCGAAGGTGCTGATGTTGCCAAATATTCCAAGTTTCCTCTTGAGGAAGAGGTGCTGATTCCTCCGTATGAGACTTTTAGAGTCTCTGCTGTCAAAACTAGGACATTTGCAGACGATCTCTGGTGTGAAACTGTGTATATGCTGGAAAGCACTGGGAAAAGAAGTGCCCTGAACTGTGCATTAGTAAACAGGAGAGATGATGAAATACTTTAG